Proteins encoded in a region of the Desulfuromonas acetexigens genome:
- a CDS encoding DNA internalization-related competence protein ComEC/Rec2, which produces MAIWHFLSAYAAGLASAPYLPAPWDSPLVPGLCAFVAGISVLFIRRLGIVLPILFFYLLGIAFYQNALSPPTAPDHIRAFTGTQTWVIEGRVRALAQRQGGGFNLEIATERIVDGEESRAVSGILLVSIDQGESPVRSGSRVRFIARPRAPRPFGLPGEFDYPRHLAYRDIFATAHLTDTRELVVFADPPGVGLTPSRLREGLGKAIDRAVSDEAAPLVRALVIGDKSLLRQEDRERLARGGVSHLFAISGLHLGLVAALLYAGANLLYRRSERLLLLAPARRLLPLLLLAPLFGYLLLTGDGIATRRAFVMLTAVALLMSANRQTPPVKLLASCALIFLLAEPLILFQPAFQLSFAGLFGILVLVPRWHPGTRRWPKGLSYAVGLALTTVAATVTTTPLVLANFHLLAPAGLVTNLFAVPLIGLVAVPLGLGGALLLPLWEAGANLLLTGCGQVTLGVLELVDRTVDLPLLRALTCYASPGLLAASALLALSLLLPGGSRRRWLGRAGCALFAGLLLIAPERSSSALTVTSLSVGQGDATLLTLDGGRHFLIDGGGFHDTRFDVGRRLLAPALGRLGVRRLEAVILTHDHPDHSQGLTGVLETFPVDEFWTAQPAEKLNDALRASLAKSGVPVVIQPPGWSLRRERDERSLWIFTPEQNTDNLNDASLVLLVRDGDNGALLTGDLEEAGIEQLLAHPLPYQVNLLKLPHHGSGKCHPEWLLDEVRPKLAFASLGFGNRFRFPHVRVTDALEARGIPLWRTDRDGSLRFVSDSRTWQATHWNQRLFR; this is translated from the coding sequence ATGGCGATCTGGCACTTCCTGTCGGCCTATGCCGCCGGCCTGGCCAGCGCCCCTTACCTGCCCGCCCCCTGGGACAGCCCCCTCGTTCCCGGCCTCTGCGCCTTTGTCGCCGGAATCAGCGTCCTTTTTATCCGCCGCCTCGGCATCGTCCTCCCGATCCTCTTCTTCTATCTGCTCGGCATCGCCTTCTACCAGAACGCCCTCAGCCCACCGACCGCTCCCGACCACATCCGCGCCTTTACCGGCACCCAGACCTGGGTTATCGAGGGGCGGGTGCGCGCCCTGGCCCAGCGACAAGGAGGAGGATTCAACCTGGAGATAGCGACGGAAAGAATCGTCGACGGCGAAGAAAGCCGTGCCGTTTCCGGGATCCTTTTGGTTTCCATCGACCAGGGGGAGAGCCCGGTGCGCAGCGGCAGCCGGGTCCGCTTCATAGCGCGACCGCGGGCACCCCGTCCCTTCGGCCTGCCCGGCGAGTTCGACTATCCCCGGCATCTTGCCTATCGCGACATTTTCGCCACCGCCCACCTGACCGACACCCGCGAACTGGTGGTCTTCGCCGATCCTCCTGGAGTGGGGCTGACCCCGTCGCGCCTGCGGGAAGGGCTGGGCAAGGCCATCGACCGGGCGGTTTCCGATGAGGCGGCGCCCCTGGTTCGCGCCCTGGTCATCGGCGACAAAAGCCTCCTGCGCCAAGAGGATCGCGAACGCCTGGCCCGGGGTGGGGTCTCTCATCTTTTCGCCATCTCGGGACTGCATCTCGGCCTGGTCGCGGCGCTCCTTTATGCCGGTGCCAATCTCCTCTATCGCCGCTCCGAACGCCTCCTGCTGCTGGCCCCCGCGCGGCGACTGCTGCCGCTACTGCTGCTCGCTCCGCTCTTCGGCTATCTGCTCCTCACCGGCGACGGCATCGCCACCCGCCGCGCCTTTGTCATGCTCACAGCGGTCGCGCTGCTGATGTCAGCAAACCGACAAACACCGCCGGTAAAACTTCTGGCCAGTTGCGCTCTGATCTTTCTCCTCGCCGAACCGCTGATCCTCTTTCAGCCGGCCTTCCAGCTCTCCTTCGCCGGGCTCTTCGGCATCCTGGTACTGGTGCCCCGCTGGCATCCGGGAACGCGACGCTGGCCGAAAGGGCTGAGCTATGCGGTCGGCCTCGCCTTGACCACCGTCGCCGCGACGGTCACGACAACCCCGCTGGTCCTGGCCAACTTTCACCTGCTCGCCCCCGCCGGGCTCGTCACCAACCTCTTCGCGGTCCCCCTCATCGGTCTCGTCGCCGTCCCCCTCGGGCTGGGAGGGGCGCTTCTGCTTCCCCTGTGGGAGGCGGGCGCCAACCTGCTTCTTACCGGCTGTGGGCAAGTGACCCTCGGCGTGTTGGAACTGGTCGACCGCACCGTCGACCTGCCCTTGCTCCGGGCGCTGACCTGTTACGCCTCTCCCGGCCTGCTGGCAGCCTCGGCACTTCTCGCCCTCAGCCTGCTGCTGCCCGGAGGAAGTCGGCGGCGTTGGTTGGGAAGAGCCGGCTGCGCCCTGTTCGCCGGATTGCTCCTTATCGCACCGGAAAGAAGTTCGTCGGCGCTGACTGTCACGTCCCTCAGCGTCGGTCAGGGGGATGCCACCCTGCTGACTTTGGATGGCGGACGGCATTTCCTCATCGACGGCGGCGGCTTTCATGATACCCGTTTCGATGTCGGCCGTCGTCTGCTCGCACCGGCCCTCGGCCGCCTCGGGGTACGCCGTCTCGAGGCGGTCATTCTCACCCACGACCACCCCGATCACAGCCAGGGGCTGACGGGGGTATTGGAAACCTTTCCCGTCGATGAATTCTGGACGGCGCAACCGGCCGAAAAGCTGAACGATGCCCTGCGCGCCAGCTTGGCCAAGAGCGGGGTCCCTGTCGTCATACAACCGCCGGGCTGGAGCCTGCGACGGGAAAGGGACGAGCGATCACTGTGGATTTTTACCCCGGAGCAGAACACGGACAATCTCAACGATGCCTCTCTCGTGCTGCTCGTTCGGGATGGCGATAACGGCGCCCTTTTGACCGGCGACCTGGAGGAAGCGGGGATCGAACAACTGCTTGCGCACCCCTTGCCCTATCAAGTCAATCTACTGAAACTGCCCCACCACGGCAGCGGCAAATGTCATCCCGAATGGCTGCTCGACGAAGTGCGCCCAAAACTTGCTTTCGCCTCGCTGGGATTCGGCAACCGCTTCCGCTTTCCCCACGTCCGGGTGACGGACGCCCTGGAAGCGCGGGGCATTCCCCTCTGGCGCACCGACCGCGATGGCAGCCTGAGATTCGTCAGCGATTCCCGCACCTGGCAAGCAACCCATTGGAACCAAAGGCTATTCCGTTGA
- the aspS gene encoding aspartate--tRNA ligase, whose protein sequence is MNDVLGDWKRSHYCGQVTAVEVGREVCLMGWVQRRRDHGGLIFIDLRDREGVIQLALDPDRDPEAHGKADRVRNEFVVAIKGKVSPRPEGTVNPKMKTGEVEVEVSDLRILNTAKTPPFMLDEYTEVAENIRLKHRYLDLRRPAVQNNLMLRYQVTRTVRRYLDGQGFLDIETPVLTKSTPEGARDYLVPSRVNPGTFYALPQSPQLFKQLLMVSGFDRYFQIVRCFRDEDLRADRQPEFTQIDCEMSFVDRDDVIRVMEGMIATIFKEAIGVDVSLPMARMTYQEALARYGVDNPDLRFGLELVEISDLVASSGFKVFADAVGNGGMVKAINVKGGATLSRKELDELTEFVKIYGAKGLAWVKMTEEGWQSPIAKFFTADELAALNGRLDAQLGDLLLFVADSFRVTNEALGRLRGHLGQRLSLAKKDDYQFVWVTDFPLLEWDEEARRHVAVHHPFTAPMDEDVPLLTTDPGKARAKAYDLVLNGSEIGGGSIRIHDQAVQSQMFELMGIGEEEARVKFGFLLDALEFGAPPHGGIAFGLDRLTMILTGSESIRDVIAFPKTQKATCLMSEAPGVVDEKQLRELHIKLAVKPK, encoded by the coding sequence TTGAACGACGTGCTGGGAGACTGGAAAAGAAGTCATTATTGTGGGCAGGTTACTGCCGTGGAAGTCGGCCGGGAAGTCTGTCTGATGGGTTGGGTGCAGCGCCGCCGCGACCACGGCGGCCTGATTTTTATTGACCTGCGGGATCGCGAGGGGGTCATACAGCTGGCCCTCGACCCCGACCGCGATCCGGAAGCCCACGGCAAAGCCGACCGGGTACGCAACGAATTCGTTGTGGCGATCAAGGGCAAGGTCTCTCCGCGCCCTGAGGGGACCGTCAATCCCAAAATGAAAACCGGCGAGGTCGAAGTCGAAGTCAGCGACCTGCGCATTCTCAATACCGCCAAGACCCCGCCCTTCATGCTCGACGAATATACTGAGGTCGCGGAAAATATCCGCCTCAAGCACCGCTATCTCGACCTGCGCCGCCCGGCGGTACAGAACAACCTGATGCTGCGCTATCAGGTCACCCGCACCGTCCGTCGCTATCTCGACGGCCAGGGTTTCCTCGACATCGAAACTCCCGTTCTGACCAAGAGCACCCCCGAAGGCGCCCGCGACTATCTGGTGCCGAGCCGCGTCAATCCCGGCACCTTCTACGCGCTACCCCAGTCCCCTCAACTCTTCAAACAGTTGCTGATGGTTTCCGGCTTCGACCGCTATTTCCAGATCGTCCGCTGCTTTCGCGACGAGGATCTGCGCGCCGATCGCCAGCCCGAGTTTACCCAGATCGACTGCGAGATGAGCTTTGTCGACCGCGACGACGTCATCCGGGTCATGGAGGGAATGATCGCCACCATCTTCAAGGAAGCGATCGGCGTCGACGTCTCCCTGCCGATGGCGCGCATGACCTACCAGGAAGCCTTGGCCCGCTACGGGGTGGACAACCCTGATCTGCGCTTCGGGCTGGAGCTGGTAGAAATCTCCGACCTGGTCGCAAGCTCCGGCTTCAAGGTCTTCGCCGACGCCGTCGGGAACGGCGGCATGGTCAAGGCGATCAACGTCAAGGGCGGGGCGACCCTGTCGCGCAAAGAGCTGGATGAGCTCACCGAGTTTGTCAAGATTTACGGCGCCAAAGGTCTGGCCTGGGTGAAGATGACCGAGGAAGGTTGGCAGTCACCCATCGCCAAATTTTTCACCGCCGATGAACTGGCCGCCCTCAACGGGCGCCTGGATGCCCAACTTGGCGACCTGTTGTTGTTCGTGGCCGACTCCTTTCGAGTCACCAACGAAGCCCTCGGCCGCCTGCGTGGGCACCTGGGGCAGCGCTTGTCCCTGGCCAAAAAGGACGACTACCAATTCGTCTGGGTCACTGACTTCCCCCTGCTCGAGTGGGATGAGGAAGCCCGCCGCCACGTCGCCGTCCATCACCCCTTTACCGCGCCAATGGATGAAGACGTTCCCCTGCTGACCACCGATCCGGGCAAGGCCCGGGCCAAGGCCTACGATCTGGTCCTCAACGGCTCGGAAATCGGCGGCGGCAGCATCCGTATTCACGATCAGGCCGTGCAGAGCCAGATGTTCGAGCTGATGGGCATCGGTGAGGAAGAGGCACGGGTCAAGTTCGGCTTCCTGCTTGACGCCCTGGAATTCGGCGCCCCGCCCCATGGCGGCATCGCCTTTGGTCTCGATCGCCTGACCATGATCCTGACCGGGTCCGAATCGATCCGCGACGTCATCGCCTTCCCGAAAACCCAGAAAGCCACCTGTCTGATGTCGGAAGCACCGGGAGTCGTCGACGAAAAACAGCTGCGCGAACTGCACATCAAACTGGCGGTCAAACCCAAGTAA
- a CDS encoding ABC-F family ATP-binding cassette domain-containing protein → MNVIDVNGLHKSYGARLVLDGLVFAVAEGEKVGVIGRNGCGKSTLLRVLSGGEDADAGEVMRKRGLTAAYLPQEPELDPDLTIAETLERALDEARRKLERFHEIAARLPAVGADEGERLLTEQQTLQLWLDHHGAWDLGHRIADISGRFGIVEMSQRVGELSGGWVKKVALAGMFLREPELLLLDEPTNHLDAETIAALEVMLRQYAGAVMLVTHDRYFLDRVVGRMFELEQGVMTQYRGNYSDYLRQKQERLEAEGRSQSRLMNLLRREEAWLHRGPKARTTKQKARIGRVDELRGQKKDLRVRDVKLEFAAEQRLGGTILEFRDLGIKLGGRRLVEELSFILRKGERIGILGPNGCGKTSLLKTVLGELAATAGEVVLGSNTRIGYLDQARSGLDPEQFVHEALGEGEWVEVAGQKRHKIGYLEDFLFPAGEQRKRISTLSGGERARLLLACLMLQGANLLILDEPTNDLDIPTMQVLEEAFADFPGCVLVVTHDRWFLDRVATGILHFEESGKVVYYEGNYEDFLRFQELREEGERQARKLEAKPAVAEPKARKKIGLGYKEKLELEAVEREIAELEQSKAEYEQLLADPAQLGDRLHLAEVAKSLGDLDSRLEQLFARWEELETRNQGG, encoded by the coding sequence ATGAATGTGATCGATGTCAATGGGCTACACAAGAGTTACGGCGCGCGCCTGGTGCTCGACGGCCTCGTTTTCGCCGTGGCCGAGGGCGAGAAGGTGGGGGTCATCGGCCGCAATGGTTGTGGCAAGTCGACCCTGCTGCGGGTGCTCTCCGGTGGCGAGGATGCCGATGCCGGCGAGGTGATGCGCAAGCGGGGGTTGACGGCGGCCTATCTGCCCCAGGAACCGGAACTTGATCCCGATCTGACGATCGCCGAAACCCTGGAGCGGGCGCTGGACGAGGCGCGCCGAAAACTGGAACGTTTCCATGAAATCGCCGCGCGCTTGCCCGCCGTCGGCGCCGACGAAGGGGAACGGCTGTTGACGGAACAGCAGACGTTGCAACTCTGGCTCGATCATCATGGCGCCTGGGATCTCGGTCATCGTATCGCCGACATCTCCGGCCGCTTCGGCATCGTCGAAATGTCCCAGCGGGTCGGGGAGCTCTCCGGCGGCTGGGTCAAAAAGGTGGCTCTGGCCGGGATGTTTTTGCGCGAGCCGGAGCTCTTGCTCCTCGACGAGCCGACCAACCATCTCGACGCCGAGACCATCGCCGCCCTCGAAGTTATGCTGCGCCAGTATGCCGGCGCGGTCATGCTGGTGACCCACGACCGCTACTTTCTCGATCGGGTGGTGGGTCGCATGTTCGAACTGGAGCAGGGGGTAATGACCCAGTATCGGGGCAACTACAGCGACTATCTGCGGCAGAAACAGGAGCGGCTCGAAGCCGAAGGCCGATCCCAGAGCCGCCTGATGAACCTGTTGCGCCGCGAGGAGGCCTGGCTGCACCGGGGCCCCAAGGCGCGCACCACCAAGCAGAAGGCGCGCATCGGTCGGGTCGATGAGCTGCGCGGGCAGAAAAAAGATTTACGGGTACGCGACGTCAAGCTGGAGTTTGCTGCCGAGCAGCGTCTCGGCGGAACCATTCTCGAATTTCGCGACCTGGGGATAAAGCTCGGCGGCCGCCGCCTGGTCGAGGAGCTCTCCTTCATCCTGCGTAAAGGCGAACGCATCGGTATTCTTGGTCCCAACGGCTGCGGCAAGACCAGTCTGCTCAAGACCGTGCTCGGGGAACTGGCGGCCACCGCCGGCGAGGTGGTCCTCGGCAGCAACACCCGCATCGGCTATCTTGACCAGGCTCGCAGCGGACTCGATCCTGAGCAATTTGTCCATGAGGCGCTCGGGGAGGGGGAATGGGTCGAGGTCGCCGGGCAGAAACGGCACAAGATCGGCTATCTGGAGGATTTCCTCTTCCCCGCCGGGGAGCAGCGCAAACGCATCAGCACCCTCTCCGGCGGCGAACGGGCACGGCTTTTGCTAGCCTGCCTGATGCTCCAGGGGGCCAATCTGCTCATTCTCGACGAGCCGACCAACGACCTCGACATCCCGACCATGCAGGTGCTGGAAGAGGCCTTTGCCGATTTCCCCGGCTGTGTGCTGGTGGTGACCCACGACCGCTGGTTTCTCGACCGGGTTGCCACCGGCATCCTCCATTTCGAGGAATCCGGGAAGGTGGTCTATTACGAAGGGAATTACGAGGATTTTCTGCGTTTTCAGGAATTGCGGGAAGAGGGTGAACGGCAGGCGCGCAAACTTGAGGCGAAACCAGCCGTCGCCGAGCCAAAGGCGCGGAAGAAGATCGGTCTCGGTTACAAGGAAAAGCTCGAACTCGAAGCGGTGGAGCGGGAAATCGCCGAACTGGAACAGAGCAAGGCCGAATATGAACAGTTACTCGCCGATCCGGCGCAACTGGGGGACCGCCTGCATTTGGCAGAAGTGGCTAAATCCTTGGGGGATCTGGATTCTCGGCTGGAACAGCTCTTTGCGCGCTGGGAGGAACTCGAAACCCGTAACCAGGGGGGATGA
- a CDS encoding GGDEF domain-containing response regulator — translation MKKPTILVVDDELFFRRLYSELLAEEGYQVETVATGDSALTRLRQGGVDVVLTDMVMPGIGGLDVLRLARGLDNPPEVILATSHASLETAIHALKSGARDYLLKPFDPEELRHLVRSCIEQRRLLDENSLLKSQIRLYQAGQNLASQMELDRLMSQSIETLLREIGEGRGFAFLQERNRTPRLLGKQGTDSDVRLIAMAQALFPELRDIGGLRLMRRGELPENVAIPQDLRELCVFPLRFGKHLRGALFLYNTPGSDLPTPFPYENLLFLAEQAASGFYNACRFQGTKDLIYIDDLTGLHNYRYLQVMLDQEIRRADRYGQELSMIFMDLDHFKGVNDSHGHLAGSRVLREVADLLRGCIREVDLAFRYGGDEFTALLVETGATGSAVVSERIRKTIEDHVFLAESSTPVRITATVGHAVYPSDAANKQILIDLADQAMYQGKLVRNVTRAAAELKE, via the coding sequence ATGAAGAAACCTACCATTCTGGTTGTCGATGACGAACTGTTCTTTCGCCGCCTCTATTCCGAGTTGCTGGCCGAGGAAGGCTACCAGGTCGAAACCGTCGCCACCGGCGACAGCGCCCTGACCCGCCTGCGCCAGGGGGGAGTCGACGTCGTCCTGACCGACATGGTCATGCCCGGCATCGGCGGACTGGATGTTTTGCGTCTGGCGCGGGGCCTCGACAATCCTCCCGAAGTCATCCTCGCCACCAGCCACGCCAGCCTGGAAACTGCCATCCACGCCCTGAAAAGCGGCGCCCGCGACTATCTGCTGAAACCCTTCGACCCCGAGGAACTGCGCCACTTGGTCCGCAGCTGCATCGAACAACGGCGCCTGCTCGACGAGAACTCCCTGCTCAAGAGCCAGATCCGTCTCTACCAGGCGGGACAGAACCTGGCGTCGCAGATGGAACTTGACCGGCTCATGTCCCAAAGCATTGAAACGCTGCTGCGAGAGATCGGCGAAGGACGCGGCTTTGCTTTTTTGCAGGAACGCAACCGCACCCCGCGCCTGCTCGGCAAGCAGGGGACCGACAGCGACGTCCGGTTGATCGCCATGGCCCAGGCTCTCTTTCCGGAGCTGCGCGATATCGGCGGGCTGCGCCTGATGCGGCGCGGCGAGCTTCCGGAAAATGTCGCCATCCCCCAGGATCTGCGCGAACTCTGTGTCTTCCCCCTGCGCTTCGGCAAACATCTGCGCGGCGCCCTCTTTTTATACAACACCCCCGGCTCGGACCTGCCCACCCCCTTCCCTTACGAAAACCTCCTGTTTTTGGCCGAACAGGCGGCCAGCGGTTTTTATAACGCCTGCCGTTTTCAGGGGACCAAGGATCTCATCTACATCGACGACCTGACCGGGCTGCACAACTACCGCTACCTGCAGGTCATGCTCGATCAGGAAATCCGGCGCGCGGATCGCTACGGCCAGGAACTCTCCATGATTTTCATGGACCTCGATCACTTCAAGGGGGTCAACGACAGCCATGGGCATCTGGCCGGCAGCCGGGTTTTGCGGGAAGTCGCCGATCTGCTGCGCGGCTGTATCCGTGAGGTCGACCTGGCCTTTCGTTACGGCGGGGACGAATTCACCGCGCTGCTGGTGGAAACCGGCGCGACCGGAAGCGCCGTGGTCAGCGAAAGGATCCGCAAGACCATTGAAGACCATGTCTTCCTGGCGGAAAGCTCCACGCCGGTGCGGATTACCGCCACCGTCGGGCATGCGGTCTACCCCAGCGACGCCGCCAACAAACAAATCCTTATCGATCTGGCCGACCAGGCCATGTATCAAGGCAAGCTGGTACGCAACGTCACCCGCGCCGCCGCGGAACTGAAAGAATGA
- a CDS encoding LysM peptidoglycan-binding domain-containing protein, which yields MSRFLLPALLLILLSHGCASAPHRELEAARAALAEAHSSGATELAPARYRTAQEVLENSEALMASGQYRQARETLPYAEALARQAIEAAHEERKRRTSEARITQEMLQGLKEQLREEAKLRPRPMTSDPKPSRPVPATGKDNAKGKTNPATVPTDEIPPVPALPSRYTVTDGETLWIIAGKKEIYQDPLLWPLLYRANRDQIKDPRRVYGGQTLTIPRDQSESDLAEARASARESDAFPIAPRMNAGSTPDTP from the coding sequence ATGAGCCGATTTCTTCTTCCTGCACTTCTCCTTATCCTTCTCAGCCACGGCTGCGCCTCTGCCCCCCACCGGGAACTTGAAGCCGCGCGTGCGGCCCTTGCCGAAGCACACTCCTCTGGTGCCACCGAGCTGGCACCCGCACGCTATCGGACCGCTCAAGAGGTTCTGGAGAACAGTGAAGCTCTCATGGCCAGCGGTCAATATCGCCAGGCTCGAGAAACCCTTCCTTACGCAGAAGCCCTCGCTCGGCAAGCCATCGAAGCGGCCCACGAGGAACGAAAACGGCGTACCAGCGAAGCCCGGATCACCCAGGAAATGCTTCAGGGACTCAAGGAACAACTAAGGGAAGAAGCCAAACTCCGGCCACGCCCGATGACATCAGACCCTAAGCCCTCCCGGCCCGTGCCTGCCACCGGCAAAGACAATGCCAAGGGGAAGACCAATCCGGCAACGGTTCCGACGGATGAAATCCCCCCCGTACCCGCCCTGCCCTCCCGTTACACCGTCACCGACGGTGAAACCCTCTGGATCATCGCCGGCAAGAAAGAAATTTATCAGGACCCCCTACTCTGGCCCCTGCTCTACCGTGCAAATCGGGATCAGATCAAGGATCCCCGGCGGGTTTACGGCGGCCAAACCCTCACCATTCCTCGCGACCAGAGCGAATCGGATCTCGCCGAAGCCAGGGCCTCGGCACGGGAATCGGACGCCTTCCCCATCGCCCCCCGCATGAACGCCGGATCCACCCCGGATACGCCCTAG
- the hisS gene encoding histidine--tRNA ligase, which produces MNDILPGEVETWQFLEEQARRIFSLYGFSEIRVPVVEKTELFQRSIGETTDIVEKEMYTFRDKSDNSLTLRPEGTAPVMRAFIQNKLHTRDPIAKLYYMGPMFRYERPQKGRYRQFHQIGAEVIGVEDPKIDAQVLTMLAHYFEAVGITDVELQINSLGCPECRPGYRQALTAFLEDRLEALCEDCRRRYRTNPLRVVDCKVPGCKEATVGAPSVLDHLCGDCTEHFTRVQEHLREVGTAFSINARMVRGLDYYTKTTFEMVTGSLGSQNAVAAGGRYDGLIKDLGGPPLPGIGFAMGVERLALMKGEARIEAARPDLFLAALGEEASRYAFALMSRLQRRGLRTEMDYEGKSLKAQLRRADKLMAKRVLILGEDEMASRQGQLRTMETSTQESVPLDGIEEFLVVAAPPAP; this is translated from the coding sequence ATGAACGACATCCTGCCCGGAGAAGTGGAAACCTGGCAATTTCTCGAAGAACAGGCGCGCCGGATCTTCAGCCTCTACGGCTTTTCCGAGATCCGCGTCCCGGTGGTGGAAAAAACCGAACTCTTCCAGCGCTCTATCGGCGAAACGACCGATATCGTCGAAAAAGAGATGTACACCTTCCGCGACAAGAGCGACAACTCCCTGACCCTGCGTCCGGAAGGAACGGCGCCGGTCATGCGCGCTTTCATCCAGAACAAGCTGCATACCCGCGACCCCATCGCCAAACTTTATTACATGGGGCCGATGTTCCGTTACGAACGCCCGCAGAAAGGGCGCTACCGTCAGTTCCACCAGATCGGCGCCGAAGTGATCGGCGTCGAAGATCCGAAAATCGATGCCCAGGTTCTGACCATGCTCGCCCACTACTTCGAGGCCGTGGGCATCACCGATGTCGAGCTGCAGATCAACTCCCTCGGCTGTCCTGAATGTCGCCCCGGCTATCGGCAGGCGTTGACTGCCTTTCTTGAAGATCGCCTGGAAGCGCTCTGCGAAGACTGCCGCCGCCGCTACCGGACCAATCCTCTGCGGGTGGTGGACTGCAAGGTTCCCGGCTGCAAGGAGGCGACCGTCGGAGCGCCCTCGGTCCTCGACCATCTCTGCGGCGATTGCACGGAGCATTTCACCCGCGTGCAGGAGCATCTGCGTGAAGTGGGCACGGCCTTTTCCATCAATGCGCGCATGGTGCGGGGCCTTGATTACTACACCAAGACGACCTTCGAGATGGTGACCGGCAGCCTCGGCTCGCAGAATGCCGTCGCCGCCGGCGGCCGTTACGACGGGCTGATCAAGGACCTGGGCGGGCCGCCCCTGCCCGGCATCGGTTTTGCCATGGGTGTCGAGCGCCTGGCGCTGATGAAGGGAGAGGCACGGATCGAAGCCGCCCGGCCCGATCTTTTCCTGGCGGCCCTCGGCGAAGAGGCCAGCCGCTACGCCTTCGCCCTCATGTCCCGGCTGCAACGACGCGGGCTGCGTACGGAAATGGACTACGAAGGGAAAAGCCTCAAAGCCCAGTTGCGCCGTGCCGACAAGCTGATGGCCAAACGGGTACTGATCCTCGGCGAGGACGAAATGGCAAGCCGGCAAGGCCAACTGCGCACCATGGAAACCAGCACCCAAGAGAGCGTCCCCCTGGACGGCATTGAGGAATTCCTGGTGGTGGCAGCGCCCCCCGCCCCCTGA